From a region of the Frankiales bacterium genome:
- a CDS encoding ribonuclease BN: MFGFPYAVIKKYGDDEGGRHAALITYYGFLSLFPFLLLVTWSLSQILQDPATREKVIAAIVPPEFADTIDAAVRALPSSGIPLVIGIVGLLFSGLGVVFTAYQTLNHIAAVPHRKRLEFLPRYLRVVAMLLLLIVGTAGIGFLTAAAGSIPGLSSVSRVAAYLGTVVLVFLLLWAATGLLLPGRSGIGAVWPAALVGGIVVAAVLTFGTALLTRLVQRSGAVYGSFATIVGFFTLMYLVSQVLVYGGEVAMVRRRRLWPRALDTMKPTDADRRALALLAREQERLRIERIGTRFDADPD, from the coding sequence CTGTTCGGGTTCCCCTACGCCGTCATCAAGAAGTACGGCGACGACGAGGGCGGCCGCCACGCCGCGCTCATCACCTACTACGGCTTCCTCAGCCTGTTCCCGTTCCTGCTGCTCGTCACGTGGTCGCTCTCGCAGATCCTCCAGGACCCCGCGACGCGCGAGAAGGTCATCGCGGCGATCGTGCCGCCCGAGTTCGCCGACACCATCGACGCGGCCGTGCGCGCGCTGCCCTCCAGCGGCATCCCGCTGGTCATCGGCATCGTCGGCCTGCTGTTCTCCGGCCTCGGCGTGGTCTTCACGGCGTACCAGACGCTCAACCACATCGCCGCCGTCCCGCACCGCAAGCGGCTCGAGTTCCTCCCGCGCTACCTGCGGGTGGTCGCGATGCTGCTCCTGCTCATCGTCGGCACCGCCGGCATCGGCTTCCTCACCGCGGCCGCGGGATCGATCCCCGGGCTCTCGTCGGTGTCCCGCGTCGCCGCCTACCTCGGCACCGTGGTGCTCGTGTTCCTGCTGCTGTGGGCCGCCACCGGTCTGCTGCTGCCGGGGCGCTCGGGGATCGGCGCGGTGTGGCCGGCCGCACTGGTCGGCGGCATCGTCGTCGCCGCCGTGCTGACCTTCGGCACCGCGCTGCTGACCCGCCTGGTGCAGCGCTCGGGCGCGGTCTACGGCAGCTTCGCCACGATCGTGGGCTTCTTCACCCTCATGTACCTCGTGAGCCAGGTGCTCGTCTACGGCGGGGAGGTCGCCATGGTGCGCCGCCGGCGCCTGTGGCCGCGCGCGCTGGACACCATGAAGCCCACCGACGCCGACCGTCGTGCGCTCGCGCTGCTCGCCCGCGAGCAGGAGCGGCTGCGCATCGAGCGCATCGGCACCCGGTTCGACGCCGACCCCGACTGA